Sequence from the Pseudomonas sp. LS.1a genome:
CGCCGGCATACAGATGGACGAAGCCGGGGATCTCGCCGGTGGCGAACTCCACGTGCAGGCGCTCCTCGAAGGCGCGGATGGTGCGCATCACTTCATAGGCATGCAGCAATTGTTCGGTACTGAGTTGATTGGACATCTTGTTGTTCTCCAGGGTTGTCTCAACACGGGTTTGCAGGGTGCAACCGGTGGCCGCGCGGTACGGCCAGCAGGTGATGGCGGGCGGCATGCGCCAGCACGGCCTCGACGTCCACGCTCAATGGGCCTTGGTGGTCGAGGGTGATAGTGGGGGTATCGCGCTCGGCGAATTCGATTTCGCGTTCGCCGTCCAGCGCCAGCGTGCCGCTGGCCAGGCTCAGGCGGTGGGCGACGCCGGGCGTCAGTGGGCCGCTGGCGGTGATGCCGCAGCCTTGCAGCAGGCCGGGTGCCAGCGGCGCGAGCAGCGCTTGTTCGGCGCCGGGGTTCAGGCGTACCCAGGCGCCGTGCGGGTCCTGGCGCGAGACCGGGCACCACAGGCCGCACAGGGCCGAGAGGCCGATGGCATGGGGTTCGGCGAAACAGGCGAAGACTTCGCAAAGGTCCTCGCTGCGGCTCAGTGCCCGAGCGCCGATGAAACGCTGGGGCGACACCGCCACCTCCACCAGGGCCCATTCGGCAAGCTGCTGCTCGGGCACCTTCACCAGCAGGCGCTTGTTGCGGCGCAGGCCGATGCTGGCCGGTACCCGGCCGCTGGCAAGCAGGCCGCCGGCCAGGCCGGCGCTGGTGGCCTCGCGCAGTTCGGGGAAAGCATTGTTGGTGCCGGTGGACAAGGTCAGCAGCGGTACGTCACCGGCCTCGGCGGCCACTGCCTTGTGGGTGCCGTCGCCGCCGAGCACGGCGATCATCGCCACGCCTCGCTCGACCATGCGGCGGGTGGCCAGGCGGGTATCGGCAACGGTCTGGGTCAGCGGCAGGTCGAGTATTTCGAGGGCCGGCCAGTGCTGGTCACGGGCTGCCGGGCCCTGGCTGGCCTTGAGCACGGCGGCGGCGATGCCGGTCATGTCGCTGGGCAGCAACACCTGGCCGATGCCGGTGGCACCAAAGGCAGCGAGCAGGCGCTGGATTGCCGAGGCCTTGTCGGTGCTCGAATAGAGCCCGGCGTTGGCGGTCAGGCGGCGCAGGTCGCGGCCAGAGGCAGGGTTGGCAACGATCCCGACGGTCGGGGCGGGTAGCGGCATGGCGCACCTCGTATTCTTGTTTGTCAGGGCAGGAGCAAGCGCGGTGCCAGCTTCTTTTGAATTGGCTGAAGTGCCTGCAATAGAGCGGTTTCATTGCGCCCCGTCAGGTGCTGATGGTTCTGCTGGCGAGACGCCCGGTGCCAGCGCTGGGCCGACCTTGCCGAGACGCTGAGACGCTGCGTCTCAAGCCGGCCGGTAATCACGCAGTGCTTGTCGGGGCATGCCCGGAAGCGCTTAATGGCCGGACAACGATAAAAACAGCAACGAGAACCGGAGGGCCTGAATGCTTGCCGCGAACTCCCGAGCCCATGTCGACTGCGTCAGCAGGGTGTTGAAGAATGCCGACCGCCTGCCGCAGGCGCCGGTGCCACCGCTGATTCTCGATTCATGGCGCCGCTCCATGGAGCTGTACCGCCTCGATCCCGGGTCCCAGCAGGGGCCGCGCATCCTGTCCCAAAGCCTGCTCAACGAATGCCGCGAACGCGCCGAACTGTTCCTGCGCATTGCCAGCGATGCCGTGGCCCGCTTGCATGAGCGGGTACGCGGTGCCGACTACTGCGTGTTGCTCACCGATGCCCTGGGGCGCACCATCGATTACCGGGTCGAGTCGGCCATCCGCAACGACTGCCGCAAGGCCGGGCTGTACCTGGGCACCTGCTGGTCGGAGGGCGAGGAGGGCACCTGCGGCGTGGCGGCGGTGTTGACCAGCAAGGCCCCGGTCACGGTGCACAAGCGCGACCACTTCCGCGCTGCGTTCATTGGCCTGACCTGTACGGCGGCGCCGGTGTTCGACCCGCTGGGCGAGTTGCTGGGCGTCGTGGATGTCTCGGCCCTGCAGTCGCCGGACGACCGCCGCAGCCAGCACCTTATCCGCCAATTGGTCGAGCAGACCGCCCGCGAGATCGAAAATGCCTTCTTCATGCACAGCGCCCAGGGCCATTGGGTGATGCGCGCCCATGGCACGCCGGGTTATGTGGAAAGCCAGCCCGACTACTTGTTGGCCTGGGATGCCGATGGCCGCCTGCAGGCGATCAACAGCCTGGCGCGTCAGCGGTTGGTGGCGCACCTGGGGCGTTTGCCCGAGCACATTGGCGAGCTGTTCGACATGGACCAGCTGCGCCGTGTGAACGCATCGTCCGCTCAACGCCTGCCGGGCCTGGGTGGGCTATACGGCCGGGTCAGCGCACCCCGCCAGCGCCAGCCTGCGCAGCCGTTGCGTCAGGCCCAGGACGCCCGCATCGAGCAGCACCTGCGGTTGGCCACACGGGTCAAGGACTGCAACCTGGCGGTGCTGGTGCAAGGCGAGACCGGGGCTGGCAAAGAGGTGTTCGCCCGCCAGCTGCACCAGCAAAGCCTGCGTCGCGATGGCCCGTTCGTCACCCTGAACTGCGCGGCCATTCCGGAAAGCCTGATCGAGAGCGAGCTGTTCGGCTATGTGGCCGGGGCCTTCACCGGTGCTTCCAGCAAAGGCATGCAGGGGCTTTTGCAGCAGGCCGATGGCGGCACGCTGTTCCTCGACGAAATCGGTGACATGCCGCTGAACCTGCAAACCCGGTTGCTGCGCGTGCTGGCCGAGGGTGAAGTGGCGCCGCT
This genomic interval carries:
- a CDS encoding ATP-NAD kinase family protein; amino-acid sequence: MPLPAPTVGIVANPASGRDLRRLTANAGLYSSTDKASAIQRLLAAFGATGIGQVLLPSDMTGIAAAVLKASQGPAARDQHWPALEILDLPLTQTVADTRLATRRMVERGVAMIAVLGGDGTHKAVAAEAGDVPLLTLSTGTNNAFPELREATSAGLAGGLLASGRVPASIGLRRNKRLLVKVPEQQLAEWALVEVAVSPQRFIGARALSRSEDLCEVFACFAEPHAIGLSALCGLWCPVSRQDPHGAWVRLNPGAEQALLAPLAPGLLQGCGITASGPLTPGVAHRLSLASGTLALDGEREIEFAERDTPTITLDHQGPLSVDVEAVLAHAARHHLLAVPRGHRLHPANPC
- a CDS encoding sigma-54-dependent Fis family transcriptional regulator; translation: MLAANSRAHVDCVSRVLKNADRLPQAPVPPLILDSWRRSMELYRLDPGSQQGPRILSQSLLNECRERAELFLRIASDAVARLHERVRGADYCVLLTDALGRTIDYRVESAIRNDCRKAGLYLGTCWSEGEEGTCGVAAVLTSKAPVTVHKRDHFRAAFIGLTCTAAPVFDPLGELLGVVDVSALQSPDDRRSQHLIRQLVEQTAREIENAFFMHSAQGHWVMRAHGTPGYVESQPDYLLAWDADGRLQAINSLARQRLVAHLGRLPEHIGELFDMDQLRRVNASSAQRLPGLGGLYGRVSAPRQRQPAQPLRQAQDARIEQHLRLATRVKDCNLAVLVQGETGAGKEVFARQLHQQSLRRDGPFVTLNCAAIPESLIESELFGYVAGAFTGASSKGMQGLLQQADGGTLFLDEIGDMPLNLQTRLLRVLAEGEVAPLGAARRERVDIQVICATHRDLAAMVEEGRFREDLYFRLANARFELPPLREREDRLGLIHQLLAEEAEACGVEVVLADDALQALLVYRWPGNLRQLRQVLRYACAVSEGGRVQLQDLPQEVRGEAVGSAESGVSCPARQLLLDALIRHRWKPADAARALGISRATLYRRVHEHHIEMPRMKG